Genomic segment of Pogona vitticeps strain Pit_001003342236 chromosome 15, PviZW2.1, whole genome shotgun sequence:
gctgcgtaaataaaatggctccccgctgttttctgggatggattcctcgctgcacaggcaccaaaaatggccgcactatggaggatcttcgctggacggtgagtttccagcccattggaacgcattgaaggggtttcagtgcgtttcagtgggctttttatttttgcatgacgGCGTTTTCGTTCTTCACTGATTTCGcaggaacgaattaatgtcgtaatgcgaggcaccactgtactttgtatgATCTCCGACTGCCTATAATGGCCGATTCTGGTAAATAAaacctggaaatatatataaatatgtatttctgagtttatttaatattttcaggcagcggataagtgaatcggAGAATAATGATCCTGTGGATGGAAGAGGGGGATCCTACTTGTACGTACAGACTCCTGATGTTTTTGTTGATTTTTCAAAAGGTCTTTGAATACAGCGGTGCCAAGACATCAGATCTCTCCAAAGTTCCACCGgaagatttttatcccacctatgATTTGTCTAACTTCACGTGGGACGGCAAACTAAACCGGACGGCTCTAACGGCTACGTTTCGAGGTGTCAGCGCGGACCCTGGAGGAACATTGCGGAATGGAAGCGTCTCCTTCCAGGTGGGTGGTGCCAGTGCACAAACCCGTCCTTACTGCCTTAGGAAACCGGCATCCTAAGAAACTTGCACTTCTCTGTGGTTTTTTTAAGAAGCAAGTTTCTAGTCCACTAGATTGCAGATATCGCTTAAAAGGCGTACAAGTGATGCTTGCCGGAATCTTGAGAGCCAGAAACCAGCTTCAGCAGAATTATAAGTCATCCAGGGGATGTGGGATCGGTGTAGTTTTTTTTGCCTAATTAGGCAAACATGCCACTCTTGTATAGAGAGTCCAGTTGGAACGAGATATCTGGGGTGGTTCCCAGAAACCTGTACAGGGAGGGAGATGCACGTGAGGCACAATATGGAggtagaaatacagtatatctctctTGCCTCCTGGTTTCCCCTCCTGGTGCCAGAATTTTGCTTTGGGGATTCTAGGCGACATCTAGAAGCCCTAGAATTACGAAAATCCCACCCCTCTCCACTATTTTGCATGACGGTAATTAAATAGCCACACATGCGCTGTTTTCAAAAGCTGTATGAGGTCTTTGTACTATGAAATTTGCCTACAATGGAGGTTTGCAATTCCTGGAGGCCTTTGCAGGGGGGTAGAGGGTTTCTCCCcttttggggtgatttttttcccatcatCTTTTAGGGGAGGTGTGCTGGGAACTCTTTGACAGACTGGGCCAATTTCAGCGATgtagggaaaaggaaggagaaaagccccAAATATTGCAGCGCTTTGATGATGGAACCGTTTTGCGTCGTTGCAACCTTGCACGGATCAAAGTCGACTTTTTCAGAGCCTCGAGAATAAATGCATGGTCCCTACACCCATTTCTGTGACCAGTTGAAGATacagataatagacaaagtgacaatCGCTTGTTAACACGGGAATGAGGTTGTCGTGATGTCAGTCGCTTCGTTTAGCAAGTCCTGAACGAGGCTAAAGTGATGTTCTCAGTTGACTTGGGATTTGTTACTGGGACGAAGAGCAAGATCTGCCAAGGGAGCAATATGAGGGGGGAGAGTTACCCTGGCAGACGAACTGTGTGATTTAGGAGGCCTCAAGCAGCCTGTAGGCCTTCATGATTTCTGTATTAGAACAGAGATAGGAAGACATAAATGTCTTTAcatttagccttgggaaaagaagaccgaggggagataggatagcgcttttcaaagacttgaaaagtAGTTCTACAGATCAGAATTGGTTTTCGATCATCTGTcctaatgggctcaagcgacaggaagccagctttaggctgaatatcgggaaaaacttctcaactgttagagcagtacaacaatggaacacaTGACCTTGGGAGGGGGTGAGGGCTCCAACTGTagagatattcaagagaaaattcggCAACTGTCAGATTTGCTGTGATttcgattcctgccttgagcaggaggtcggacttgatggccttatagaccctttcCAATTCCATTCTTTGATGAGTGTATATTTTATGGTTCTGAGTGTTCTTAAACGGCAGTCACCCAAAATTTCATGACTCTACCAGCTGAAACTGCTGGAAATTATAGCCTCCCACTCCCACTTTTAGAGGCAGcagatacaggaagcagaaggaaCCAAATGACTtgagttgtttttcttttccagacgTCGCTGTCGGACATGCCTTTTGGCTTGTCCCGGCACACGTGGTATGTAGTTGGGACTCTCTTGCCCAGAGAGTCCCATCTTCCTCTTGTCGTTTTCCCACGGCGTCTTTCCAGGTGACGGCATTTGAAGAGACCAGCCGCGATGCCTCCCTTCCACATTTCCTACACACGGCCAACAGTTCCAAAGTGGAATTTGTCATGCGAGGGGTGGCTAATCGGGGTAACCATTCTCGCTTTGCCCTGGAGATGCTCATGGTGGAAGAGGGAGCCAAGGGCAAGCAGCTGCAATCCATCCGCTCCATCGACGATGAATATACTCCAACAATATTTGAGGTATAACTAGTACTGGGACAAAACCTGCAGTGTTTAGTATGGGGGGGCGGCTCTGGAGGGCTAGGAGTAGGTTgagtattatacagtggtgcctcgtgtaacgagcgcaccgtttaacgacgaattcgcatagcgatcttttttttagatcactaatgcaatcgcattgcgatgttttaatgggtaaaacatcgcattgcgatgatcggtaagcgtttcacttatcttcgcattgcgatgtttttttaaatagctgattggcggttccaaaatggcctccgggtgcccaaaatggccaccacaagtgtttttgcgccctgccctcgcttactgagggcgtgaaaatggcagcgctatggaggagcttcgctaaacgatgatttcgggagccataggaacacattaaacgaagtttaatgtgttcctatggctctttccgttccgtttagcgatgtttctgcatagcgacgattaatccggaacggattaacgtcgctatgcaggccaccactgtaaatgcattaTGCATTGAATGAATACAGTTTTTTCCCAAAGCATAATTTCTCACGAGTGTAAGATCCCAAGTTCTGGGCATCAAGGGTTCTCCCCACAGAAGCCCCCATGTGAGACATTAAGTGCAATGTTCCATGTAGTTTTCCACCAGCTCTGGACAACGTCCCCGGCTGTGaaccaaatgggtggcaacaccGGCTGTGGGTGCGTGGCACTGATGCAGCGCTGCACAGCTCTGTacctgcacagcttagagggaatgttgattgAATGTTTCACGGAGGGCTGGAGATCACCACTGTCAGCTGCAGTGAAACCggcaaagaatcttgtggcatcgTAGAGAATAAAAGTTTCTGTTTTGCACAAGCTGTTATGAACTGCAGCCCCAATCCTCCACAATGTGCCTGATTTTGTCAAGTAAAACCTAGCCgtctttaaagtgctgcaggattctTCGTTTTTAACGAGGCGGTCTTCTCTTTAGCCTTTCCCCACCATCAGAAGCAGCTCAAGATAGTTTGCTTTCCTGAACAAATTGCAGCCGTCCAGTTAGGATAAATAATGGCTGTTTTGAAATACAGGAGCACCTCGGTTTGCGAAACAGATCTGTTCTCCGCGACGTTACATTGTATGGGAATTTCGCAAACCAAAACGCCAATGGCGCCATGCGCCCTGGGGAGAAAAAAACTGtcgtagtgcaaaaaaaaataagaagagaaaacaATGTAAACTGGagctttatttcttatggatttcagtttgaaaactgaaaattatgtaaactgaggGGTTCGCAAACCGATGTATACGTGTTACTAGCCATAAAAataaaccaagtacagtggtgcctcgcttaacgagcgccccgtacagcgatgaatgcgcatagcgatccctcttccgggattgctaatgcgaaggcattgctcggccccaatgggcaaaattcgcatagcgaaggtcggtaagcgtttcgcttaccgaccttcgttttgcgacccgcagatcagctgttcagcgggtcaaaaatggccaccggaagacccGAAATGGCTgcgggcagcgttttcgcgcctttggtaagcgaggggagggcgcaaaaacgctgtgcacggccatttcgggtgttctggcggccatttttgacccaccgaacagctgatccgcagtctCCCTGCGGCCGAAATGGCAGCGCGCAGCATttccgcgccctcccctcgcttactgagggcgcgaaaatggctgccagacccagaaaacatcactgtacggtgagttttctgccgatttggctttttttgatccgtacagcgatgttttcgcatagcgaaggttaatccggaacggattaacctcgctatgcgaagcaccactgtatttaaaatacattgcttGTTCAGGACAGCCCAAATCCTCTGTCTGAGGCAGCTGTCTCATCCTATCACATGACAGATATCCTTTCTACATTGCTGTACCCCTGTATCCGTAGGATcattatccacagtttcacttatccatggtctgaaaatactaaaaaatactaaaagaaaacaagaaactcatattttaatgttttatttaccAGTATTGGCCACCAGGaagagtcagagaccatgctacgtgttctctggctccctctagtgaccagttctggtaatatagGTTATTTTTGCCATACAGTGTTTGCTGCTCACAGTTTTTAGCATTTGTGacggggcttggaaccaatcctccatgGACACGGGGGGGGCATGCCCTGCCCTTCAACCCCCTTCCAGCTCCCACATCTTTCCAGCTACCttgttctccttttctctcttccccaacCAGATGGTCCAATTGGTTTCAGGGCCCAACAACAACAGCTTTGGCTCAAGTTTCATCCAGTGGAAGACGGTGGCATACAGCTCCCAGCATGCCCTGCGCGAAGACACAGTCCACTGCCAGTACTACCCGCTGCAGGCGGTCAATGGCACTGTTTCTGGGCCGAGTATTGTCCACGCCTACTTCACGAAGGAACTTGAGACCCAGTACAGTGTGTCTGCCATCAACGTTTCCTTCGGCAGTGAGGACAACGAGTCTTATCAAGAAAAGGGCTACTTGAGCTggtaagaagtacagtggtgcctcgcataacaagtgcaccgtttaacgacgaatccgcatagcgatctatttttttagatcgctaatgcgatcgcattgcgatgttttaaaaggcaaaacattgcattgcaatgatcggtaagcgtttcgcttaccgatcttcacattgcgatgttcctaaaacagctgattggcggttccaaaatgaccgccgggtgcCAAAAATGGCCggcgcaaccattttcgcgcggtttcctcacttaccgagggtgcgaaaatggcggtgctatggaggaactttgctgaacggtgagtttgggccccataggaacgcattaaacaattaaactccgtttaatgcattcctatggggacaaaactcactggtaagcgaagataccccaggcagggcgcaaaaacggagtgggcagccattttcttcttccggcggccattttggaaccgccgatcagctgttctgcaaacatcacaatgcgaaacgcttatcgatcatcgcaatgcgatgttttgccacctaaaacatcgcaatgcgatcgcaaaaaacgcgttgatatgcggattcgtcgttaaatggtgcgctcgttaagcgaggcaccactgtaaatggaagaagaagattatagcaagaggtcccgtctatggtggtggggaacacagttatattgtattttggtttgtgtattttaggtttatgttttaaataaataaaaactaaaaaagaattgggatcgacttgcgaacggagcctcgacctacgaacgaaaaaaggcaggggaaaaggggggaattcaaatttcccgcccttttcccctgcctttttgcctttggagttCTCcagaggcttcccccccccctgacatcggaggaaacCCTTTGGGAGCTCCGAAGccgaaaaggcagggggaaagggtgggaaattcgaatttccagccctttccccccgcttttgtgcctttttttcttccctcggaACACATTTggtcggttttcagtgcattcctatgggatgacggtgcttcaacttaagaacatgtTGACTTAAAGAACACAGTCCccatacggattaagttcttaagttaaGGTAACCTCTGTACATGGTGGCTGACcaatctctctcctctctctgtccctcacCCCGCTATTCATTCCAGGTCTGCTTTGATTGGCTTCGGCGAACCCCCCGAGGATGCCTTCTCCCCCCTCGTGATCGCCATCCTGGCCGTGGCGCTGGGCACCCCAGCGGTGCTTCTGGTGGTGGGGAGCATCACTGTCTGTGTTGCGCAGAAGAGGCAGTACTCC
This window contains:
- the GLMP gene encoding glycosylated lysosomal membrane protein isoform X3, which codes for MGFFLLCDDRFLASGTDSSQNDNFPPADQQFQNGCCVNKMAPRCFLGWIPRCTGTKNGRTMEDLRWTVFEYSGAKTSDLSKVPPEDFYPTYDLSNFTWDGKLNRTALTATFRGVSADPGGTLRNGSVSFQVTAFEETSRDASLPHFLHTANSSKVEFVMRGVANRGNHSRFALEMLMVEEGAKGKQLQSIRSIDDEYTPTIFEMVQLVSGPNNNSFGSSFIQWKTVAYSSQHALREDTVHCQYYPLQAVNGTVSGPSIVHAYFTKELETQYSVSAINVSFGSEDNESYQEKGYLSWSALIGFGEPPEDAFSPLVIAILAVALGTPAVLLVVGSITVCVAQKRQYSEYEPIN
- the GLMP gene encoding glycosylated lysosomal membrane protein isoform X1; this encodes MRAGGFSCLLLFLPWVGGFGGAGGGYRRKVSLEYNPGWNSSAVSLLHIQAVGLNDSIHYVWSTLGTPTVLLVYSGSAHSALRLNWTKLLSPSPSGAIWVEPVDSVLYSAAFVFTRVFEYSGAKTSDLSKVPPEDFYPTYDLSNFTWDGKLNRTALTATFRGVSADPGGTLRNGSVSFQVTAFEETSRDASLPHFLHTANSSKVEFVMRGVANRGNHSRFALEMLMVEEGAKGKQLQSIRSIDDEYTPTIFEMVQLVSGPNNNSFGSSFIQWKTVAYSSQHALREDTVHCQYYPLQAVNGTVSGPSIVHAYFTKELETQYSVSAINVSFGSEDNESYQEKGYLSWSALIGFGEPPEDAFSPLVIAILAVALGTPAVLLVVGSITVCVAQKRQYSEYEPIN
- the GLMP gene encoding glycosylated lysosomal membrane protein isoform X2 encodes the protein MRASYNYEVSLEYNPGWNSSAVSLLHIQAVGLNDSIHYVWSTLGTPTVLLVYSGSAHSALRLNWTKLLSPSPSGAIWVEPVDSVLYSAAFVFTRVFEYSGAKTSDLSKVPPEDFYPTYDLSNFTWDGKLNRTALTATFRGVSADPGGTLRNGSVSFQVTAFEETSRDASLPHFLHTANSSKVEFVMRGVANRGNHSRFALEMLMVEEGAKGKQLQSIRSIDDEYTPTIFEMVQLVSGPNNNSFGSSFIQWKTVAYSSQHALREDTVHCQYYPLQAVNGTVSGPSIVHAYFTKELETQYSVSAINVSFGSEDNESYQEKGYLSWSALIGFGEPPEDAFSPLVIAILAVALGTPAVLLVVGSITVCVAQKRQYSEYEPIN